A segment of the Panacibacter ginsenosidivorans genome:
TCGGAGGTGCTTCTATTTTTGAAGCCATCATTAAAACTTAAACAGCTTATGCAAACGAAAGTACTTTCAGCAGCAAATAAAAATTTTTACTCATCCTTATCTGTTTTAAGAGTAAGCGTCGGTATAGTGTATTTATGGTTTGGTGCATTAAAATTTTTCCAGGGAGTAAGTCCTGCCGAGCAGCTTGCTGCTGAAACAATTCATAGAATAACATTTGGTTTAATAAACGATCATACGAATTTGATGATGCTTGCAACCTGGGAATGTATGATTGGTGTAATGCTTATAATTGGAAAATTCATTAAACCAGTATTGGTGTTGCTGTTCCTGCATATGATTTGCACATTTACACCTTTTATATTTTTCCCGGAAGAAACATTTCGCCACGTACCATATGGCTTAACGCTTACAGGGCAATACATTATTAAAAATATTGTGTTCATTGCTGTGGCTGTTGTTTTGTGGAATGCAGAACAAGGCAAGTACGCAATTAATGAACAGTGATGCATAAGGTTGAATATAGAAATGAAGGTACAAGTGAGTGACACAACAGAAGATGACATTAGTAATACAGCTTGCTGCAAAAAGAATAACTTATAAAAATATCAGGCTATGAAATATTCGGTTAAGAACAGGATTGGGATATTTGTTTTTTGTTTTTTCCAGGTTGCAGTGGGCAAAGCGCAAAATGTAACGCAAGTGGCATCAGCAGATACAGTTTTAACAGGAGTGCTGGATAGTGTGGTGGTGAACTCTTTTATAAGAACACAAACTTTTCTTTCTGATGTAAATGGTGTGCAGATCTTTGCAGGCAAGAAAACGAATACTGTTCAGTTAAATCCCAATGGCTATAATCTTGCACAGAATGTAGCAAGAAATTCGTTTGCACAAATTCCGGGTTTAACCATGTGGGATATGGATGGCGCAGGCACTCAATTAAATATTGGTTCCCGTGGCACAGACTCGCATCGCAGTATTGAAATGAATATGCGGCAAAACGGATACTGCACCAATTCTGATATATTTGGTTATCCTGAGAATCACTATACCGTTCCATTACAGGCCGTGCAGGAAGTGCAGCTTGTACGTGGCTCTGCCGCATTGCAGTATGGACCACAATTTGGTGGTATGATGAATTTTGTAATGCGCAAAGGCGATAGCACCAAACCTTTTGAAATACAAAGTGAACAAACCACAGGCAGCAACAATCTTTTCAATTCTTACAATGCAATCGGTGGTACAAAAGGCAAGCTTAATTATTATGCGTATTTCGATTACCGCCACGGTGATGGATGGAGAGACAATGCGAAATTCAACTATCACGCATACTACATAAATCTTGACTATCATTTTAACAGTAAAGCAAGTCTTGCTTTCCAGTTTTCGAGAATGGATTATGTACAGCAAATAGCAGGCGGTTTAACAGACGCACAATTTGCTGCTGATCCAAAACAATCCGAACGATCAAGAAATTTCTTTCAACCGGTTATAAATATTCCTGCGTTGTTGTTCAGGTATAAATTGAATGAAGCAACGAGTTTGGAAATTACATCTCATGGTTTATTTGGTGAAAGAAACAGCGTACAGTTCATAAATACGGCAAACATTGCTGATACATTTAATCTTGCTTTGAACAGTTACAATCCAAGACAGGTAGACAGAGATTACTATTCAGCATTTACTACCGAAGCAAGAATACTGCACCAGTACAAATTAGGAAATGTAAAAAGTACACTGGCTGCAGGTTTACGGTATTTTACAGAACTTACAAAACGAAAACAAAAAGGCGTTGGCACAACGGGAAGTGATTTTGATTTATCGCTTGCAAACGATTATGGAATTAATCTTCGCCTTACAACGCATAACTATGCAGCTTTTGCTGAAAATATTTTTCAGCTTACGCCAAAATTTTCCGTAACACCGGGCATACGTTACGAAATAATAAAAACGGATCTTGATGGCGTAATTAATAATGCAGCAGATGCGGTGGCTTACAAAAGCAAAAGAAATTTTCCGTTGTTTGGTGCAGGTGTACAATACCAGGCTACGCCGCTTACACAGTTATATGGAAACATATCACAGGCGTACAGACCGTACCTGTATGCAAATGTAACTCCTGCAGACAGGATTGATAAAATAGACCCTTCTTTGAAAGATAGTAAAGGCTATGATATTGATCTCGGTTATCGCGGCCGTGTTAAAAACATATTCAGGTTTGATGTAAATGCTTTCTATCTTTTCTACGGAGACCGCGTTGGTTTGATAACGCAGCAGGATAATGCAGGTGACAACTTTTTGTTTACAACCAATATTGGTAACTCTGTTTCAAAAGGGGTAGAAGCTTACGTTGAATTATCATTACTGCGTTTAGTTAATGCCCGTAATAACAAAACTGATCTTCGGTTATTTAATTCTTTGGCCTACACGCATGCTACATATACAAGCGGCGTAATAAATAAAAGTGGCGTGAACACAAGCGTAGCCGGAAACTATGTTGAGAACATTCCGGCATGGAATAATAAATGCGGTATCGACTTTCGTGTAAAAAATATCAGTACCAGCCTGCAATACAGTTATACAAGTAAAACATATAACGACGCTTTCAATACCGAATACAGCAGTAATGGTGTGCTAGGCGCTATTCCTGCATATCATGTTTGGGACTGGAATTTCGGCTGGCAGTTTGCAAAAGCCTTTCGGTTTTCCGGTGGTGTAAACAATCTTGCCAATGCGCATTATTTCAATCGCAGGATTACTTTCTATCCTGGTCCTGGAATTTTACCGGCAGATGGCAGAACTTTTTATATAGGCCTTGGAATGAATATGTAAATAATAAAAGTAATAATAAGAAGCAAACACTGTGTTTCTACATGGTGTTTTTTTATGCTCAGTAATGAATTACAGTACAAGCGTGCGACGCAACAGGCGATGCTACATGCCCTGGGACGGGCTCAAAAAATTCTTATTTGCTATAAGGGTAAATTGTATCTTTCATTATCATTATAACCGCCAAAACGACTGCTATGCATAACTGGAAAATAAAGGTTTCTCTTTTCCTCAACTATTTTGTGTTTGCTATTTTACTGAATAGTTCCGGCATTGCAATATTGCAGGTGCAGAACAGTTTTGGTGTGTCCAAAGGTTCTGCTGCCTGGATCGATCCCTGTAAAGATTTCAGTATTGCTATTATGTCTTTTCTTGTGTCTTCTTACATAACAAAGATCGGTTACAGGCGTGCTATGCTGATTGCGTTGGGAGCTATTGCCGGTATCTGTTTTATTATACCAAATGTGCCCAGTTTTTTTGCAGTTAAATTATTATTCATTGCAGTAGGCGCCTGTTTTGCATTGATAAAAATGAGTGTTTATAGTACTATCGGCATCATAACGAAAGATTCAAAGGAGCATATTAGTTTTATGAATTTTATTGAATCATTTTTTATGATCGGTAATCTTACATTGTATTTTGTTTTCAGTTCTTTTGTTGATAACAATAACCCCCAATCTACAAACTGGCTGAATGCTTATTATGTTTTGGGTATACTTTCATTGCTTGCATTCTTGTTATTGCTGAGTTCTGTATTAGATGAATCTGCTATAAAATCTGAAGCCGAGAAACCCATCACCGAGCAGTTGAGTGATATGTTGAAACTATTTCTAAAGCCTGTTGTACTTGCGTTTCTGGCCTCTGCCTTTTTATATGTTTTAATAGAACAAAGCATACAAAATTTTCTGCCCACATTTAATAATAAAGTGTTGCTGCTGCCTGCAACATTAAGCATACAAATGGGAAGCATTCTTGCGGGCTCAACTGCACTTGGCCGTTTTCTTGCCGGAATTGTATTGAAAAAATTAAATTGGTTTTATGTATTGGTTGCTTGTCTTTTGCTTGCTGCAACGCTTGTGCTTATTGCAATGCCGCTTGCTAAAGAAGAAACAGGTACAGCAGCTACAGGATGGTTAAGTGCACCAATCGCCGCATATATTTTTCCATTGATCGGTCTTTTGTTGGCACCAATTTATCCTGCCATAAATTCTGTTATTCTAACATCATTGCCAAAAACACATCATGGTTTTATGTCTGGGCTTATTATTATTTTTTCAGCAATTGGCGGAACAGTTGGTTCATTGCTTACAGGAAATATTTTTGATGTTTATGGCGGGCAGGCAGCATTTTATTTCTCACTGGTACCGATGGCGCTTTTAATTATGTGCCTGTTCTTTTTTAATAAATTAAAGAAAGGCAATGATGTGGCTGAATTCAATACGATGGCTGGTCATTAAGTTTTTGAACCATACTTTTGAATAAATATTAAGCATCGTTGCGTCGCACTCTTGTACTGCAACAATGCTATTCAACATAACGGCAACATGTTTACCAACCAAAAAACATGTCATGAGTAAGAAAGAATTATTTCAATACACAGACCTTTTCGAAGCTGTACAAATGCAACAGGTTTTTGCTGATGGCAAAACATTTACAGATTGCATAGCAAAATTTCCACTGGAAGAAATTGATCAAAAATATCAGCAACAAAAAAA
Coding sequences within it:
- a CDS encoding DoxX family membrane protein, whose product is MQTKVLSAANKNFYSSLSVLRVSVGIVYLWFGALKFFQGVSPAEQLAAETIHRITFGLINDHTNLMMLATWECMIGVMLIIGKFIKPVLVLLFLHMICTFTPFIFFPEETFRHVPYGLTLTGQYIIKNIVFIAVAVVLWNAEQGKYAINEQ
- a CDS encoding TonB-dependent receptor family protein — its product is MKYSVKNRIGIFVFCFFQVAVGKAQNVTQVASADTVLTGVLDSVVVNSFIRTQTFLSDVNGVQIFAGKKTNTVQLNPNGYNLAQNVARNSFAQIPGLTMWDMDGAGTQLNIGSRGTDSHRSIEMNMRQNGYCTNSDIFGYPENHYTVPLQAVQEVQLVRGSAALQYGPQFGGMMNFVMRKGDSTKPFEIQSEQTTGSNNLFNSYNAIGGTKGKLNYYAYFDYRHGDGWRDNAKFNYHAYYINLDYHFNSKASLAFQFSRMDYVQQIAGGLTDAQFAADPKQSERSRNFFQPVINIPALLFRYKLNEATSLEITSHGLFGERNSVQFINTANIADTFNLALNSYNPRQVDRDYYSAFTTEARILHQYKLGNVKSTLAAGLRYFTELTKRKQKGVGTTGSDFDLSLANDYGINLRLTTHNYAAFAENIFQLTPKFSVTPGIRYEIIKTDLDGVINNAADAVAYKSKRNFPLFGAGVQYQATPLTQLYGNISQAYRPYLYANVTPADRIDKIDPSLKDSKGYDIDLGYRGRVKNIFRFDVNAFYLFYGDRVGLITQQDNAGDNFLFTTNIGNSVSKGVEAYVELSLLRLVNARNNKTDLRLFNSLAYTHATYTSGVINKSGVNTSVAGNYVENIPAWNNKCGIDFRVKNISTSLQYSYTSKTYNDAFNTEYSSNGVLGAIPAYHVWDWNFGWQFAKAFRFSGGVNNLANAHYFNRRITFYPGPGILPADGRTFYIGLGMNM
- a CDS encoding MFS transporter, with the translated sequence MHNWKIKVSLFLNYFVFAILLNSSGIAILQVQNSFGVSKGSAAWIDPCKDFSIAIMSFLVSSYITKIGYRRAMLIALGAIAGICFIIPNVPSFFAVKLLFIAVGACFALIKMSVYSTIGIITKDSKEHISFMNFIESFFMIGNLTLYFVFSSFVDNNNPQSTNWLNAYYVLGILSLLAFLLLLSSVLDESAIKSEAEKPITEQLSDMLKLFLKPVVLAFLASAFLYVLIEQSIQNFLPTFNNKVLLLPATLSIQMGSILAGSTALGRFLAGIVLKKLNWFYVLVACLLLAATLVLIAMPLAKEETGTAATGWLSAPIAAYIFPLIGLLLAPIYPAINSVILTSLPKTHHGFMSGLIIIFSAIGGTVGSLLTGNIFDVYGGQAAFYFSLVPMALLIMCLFFFNKLKKGNDVAEFNTMAGH